TATTTATAAACCGCCAACTCACATCCCATATAAAacttcttgacaaaaaaaaaaaagttttgtttttgatttatttactTAGATAGTTTTCCCCGGAAATTTATGAGGCAGCTGATATAGTCATAGATGCCAATGCCATCCATCTCAACTACAGAGCATAACTAATCCACCATCCACAAGAGAGAGCATAATGACAAGATTATTTCTGTGTTTGGTTAAAGAAACAGTGATCAGTATTAATTTATATGTAGGGAGCTTTGATCTTGTTCTGCATCATTGGCAATGGCATCTAACCTATGGTACAATTTTATAGACAGTTTAGACTTTAGACTTAGGATAGTGATTAGTGAGTTTTAGTCTATGCTTAGTGTATATTAAATATTACTAAAAGGATAGAAAAAAGGTTAAATATTTTGATTCCATTTGAAAGAGTGGAACTAAaaggaacaaaacaaaacaaatgctACATTTTACCTAGGATACTGGTGTTGATACATGGTTGCTTCAAACGAAGAACCAAACATTTAATTAGACCAAAATCACTACATTTTAGACATTTCTCCAAACTATGCCCGATTCAACATAGTTCGagaccaaaaacaaatattcaaatgaaatttttttataagataaaaaaaataatattattactaTTGATATTTGATCCTAAAACCTCATCGAAGATAGCCGGATGCTTGACCATCCGAATTAAGTTGATATCATGAAAATTTTCAACtcaatgtgtttttttaatctaaaataaAGATTTGTACTACCTTTTATTTGGGCCGACCTTTCTCCAATCCCAATAAACACCACTCCAATTGCGCTGgagatttaaaattttatatgacAAAACTTTGATATGCATATTGCTACCAAAAAATCGGCCGTGACAAAACGGTATCTTCAAAAACCTTTTGATGATTGAACTAAGTGTGAATCAGATCTCATATCAGCCAGCTAATGAAGGATAATCATTTGACTCCATTTTTCTGTTCTCAAAAAGACATTTGCCACTCAACTTCAATAGTGTGTGATACTCCCTAACTCACTCTGTTCAAAAATGGTATCTATGAACCATAATCAAAGTTGGTAGGTATAAAAACAAGATGGACCACTAATAagaattttaaaactaaattatgATTACATTTTGTCTTTGCTCCTCACTCTTTAATCCTTTAATTtcaaaagagaaaaacaaatcataagctttttctttttaaatggtaaaaaaggaaaagtaaaaaaaaaaagttaagggAGATCCAAAACAAGATATACTTcacaataatattaattatacaaaTTCTTGATAACTTTAAGCACAAAATAAACATGCTTTCATCATACTTCATAAAGTATTTCCAAATCATAATAACATCTAATAAACACTAAAATCATAATAacattttttgtgatttttaatcTAAACCCTGTTTGGTTTGAGGAAAGAAAGagggaagaaagaaaaacacgGAAAATATTAAACATTGAACAATcacattcaaaattcaaaaggaTAATGAACTCTTCTTCACTTTGTTACAATAATTCAATTTCAAGGTTCAAATTCTTCTTGATCAGCTTCAAACTCCTCTTGATTCTGATAACCATCCATAGAATTTTTGTTACTTTCATAATTGTTTACATTGTTATTACCAAAGTAACCTTTTTTGTTGTACCAATTCTCAGAGTTCACTACTCCTTTAGATGATGATGAATCTCCATTGAATGTTGGATTGTATTTCTCAGAACTAACATCATAATAATATTTTCCACCTTCCATAACTCTTGTATCACTCATCCCTTGTCTCTCACCATTGTTGTACTTGTTGTTAGCAGCAACATTGTTGTTGTAGTAATacttgttcttgttgttgtcGTTGTTGTTGTATCCTTCTTCTGTGAATTTTGTGTTGCTAAGTTCATTGGAATTTGAAGCATCCTTAACATTGTTGTTGTAGTAATacttgttcttgttgttgtatTCTTCTTCTGTGAACTTTGTGTTGCTAAGTTCATTGGAATTTGAAGCATCCTTAATATTGTTGTTATAGTAATacttgttgttattgttgttgtaacCTTCTTCTGGGAACTTTGTGTTACTAAATTCATTAGAATCATACTTGTTGTTATGGTAgtaattgttgttgttggcGTAAGAAGTTCCGGTGAGTTTCGTGTCACTGATTTCATTTGGGTACTTGCTATATGATGAATCCTTCTGGTAGTTAAAGTAATTGTTAACATTTTTGTTGTTGGTTTGATCCTGTGAAGTTTTTTCATATGATTGATGATAAGTGTTTGGATCAACATTGTTTGTGctggtagtagtagtagtagttggGGGGTGTAGACCAGAATCATGACCATATAAGCCATAACTGTTTTCAGTTTCTGGAATAAAAACTGgttcttgttcttgttgttgttgttgtggtttGTTTAATGATCCATCATTGTTAGGATTAGGAACATCTCTGTCTttaaaattgttgttgttgACATGTGTGACTTTGCTGAAGAATTGGCTGTCCCTAGCATGAATTTGGAGAGAAAATGAAAGGGTTGTTAAGAAAAGGAAAGAAAGGAATTTTGAGATGGGAGCCATAGATGATTATTGTGAAAGAGAGGAAGAGAGTGTGATTTAGACTTATGAGTGAGTAGTGTGATTGTTGAAATATGTTTATATAGAGACTTTAGCTTTTTTTTACCCCTTTCAAAATTTTCCACTAAGGAGGGTTCTGTAGTGGTAAATTGTGGTCCTCCATTTAGCAGAAACTTTTACTGATTAAAATGGGCcctcattttgttttttgtgttgcttttttttttttttatgtgcaCGTAGACAATCGTGTTTTTTGTGTTGCTAACACAGGCATAATTAGAGTTTTGATTTCAAATATATGCTCTAAAGTATCTTTAATCCACACCACTACTTAAATTTATTAGGTTTATTATGAAACTAATATTTGAATTGAAAACGGAATATCTGATTGTCTCTTACAGAATTGGTATGGGATTTGGATTTGACGAAGTAACCGTGTCACACAGTTACTCGTTCAGATCGTCTGATCTAAAATTAACGTTTGAAATTGTTTATAGTTAATTTTGTCTTTGTGTAAACTAGACCGtctaattttaaaatcaatcgCTGAAATTAAAAACAGCATGCAACTGTTTGAAATGCCTATAAGCTTATTTATTTAGGCTTCTATAAAGAAAGGTTTAAGCTAAACCCCATAATTTAGGGTACAATTTAGTTTTCTTGTGAGTTTTCTAGAATGGCATCTAATTAAAGGGACGGCACCCTGCAcctattatataaataaaggcAACTATATATAATAACTCTTGGCATTGCAGGGGACACTCTAGTTACTTGTTTATGCAAAGAGACATCATGTTGTATTGGTGAGCTTACTATTAGTATTAGACCAAAAATTAtagctaataataataataaaaaggtgcaattttattttcttaattaaggattttaaaaactatatttaaagtTTGGTACTCATTACAAGTGTACATATGGGCAAGGTTGGATCATGGAATCCTTCAAAATCAGAATATTTAACCCAATTCTCTTATCCATATAGTGCTAAGCATTTTTAATGAATCTCATTATATTTCGTTTCTTCTAAGCAATCCCTTGATTGATTAGTAGTTGCATAAATAATGCTAATAGCACAAGTGACAAATAATACTAAGCCTTTTGTATTATACCCAAAAAAAACTTCCCAATAAGTGAAATACTGTCACACTGATATTGTTGCAATACTTTGGATTGTATCACAAACTTAGCCTAATAATCTCTACTATGAGCCAAACTATACACATTTTAGCTTTTTGgtaaataaggaaaatgctaaacagtgctcccggggcactctttaagcatcttaaatagtaagtttttgttaaaattttatggaaatgtgtgaagtcaacAACGCCTCGAAAATTGAAATGTTCCACTTTTTgagtaaattatttctttaaatagaatgcttaaagagtgcctcgggggcactgtttagtaagacccaaaaaataataataattaattaatcatattcACACCCCAGAATTGGATTGTATGCAGTCGGACTGCATGAAGCCAGTGATTTAGAATGTTTGATTAAGATAAAGTTCAGATTTTAAgagagtttttttatttatgtttaatataaaattttggaataataactTGACTGttcgatcaagatcagacggccTGAAATCTAGTGACTACATGGCTGCATGGCCTTTCGATTGCATAGAATCCAGGTCCTCACAGCCAAGCAAATCCTAATATAGattaaagtaaattaaatatatgtttggtatTACGGTAATTTTGCCAAAATTCTAATAAGCTAATGTGATTTTATGAAAGTTCTATTTAGTCGTAGCTTTTACAAAAATACAGTAGCTCACTGTGATTCTTACAAAACCACTGTGATATCAAACAAACTAAATTAAATCACTTCTAAATGGTGAGGAAGATGATTGTGTTCTAAAAAAGCTGAAATTTGGATGATGATTAGTGCACAAGGGTAGTTGTTagacataaatttggtatttatcaattaaatataattggtgggtccaatattgatttggaggtgatattgttaaaataaaactttcaaagggGGCGTCGAAAGCCAGCTAGGTCGAAGCCAAAAAGCGCTTCGAAAGATATGGATAATGCGTCCAATTTTGGTTCTGCCAGGAAGCTATCGAAAGCGCGAAATCGAACCGATGGAGAgctgggccaagcccaaagaaggaacaacgaacggcccaaaaggtcttggcgcgcgctgaaggaatgaaagatgaaagtggagaacgtggtcgacgtggcaaatggaggagcgtccagatgatcgagaaacagttaccactttgtagtagtatttatagtagtttttcattcagaacaagggtcacaaaatttatacgaacactctctctaaaaattctaagtactcagcgatcgaacgaacggaattcgaaggagaaatgtatgttttgtgaaccatctttatttgtaattgttttcattcaatgcaatttgttcTCCAGTAATTTTTTCCaagtctgaatccagatacttgcttgagaaactgctacttcgaggcgattcgaattagtttctcttgtatgctttaaaatcttttaattcctaagtgtttgtttccttattcaaacgaacattcaaacagttttcttgaagcgaataaacacaaaattgtcctgagatttactagttgatctcgcgagtttaaatacttaaactagcggttgtttaccaaattccaacgtaaacaaattggcacgcccagtgggacgggttttgtgtttgttaaagttgtgtttatttttatattgtggaatacaaaaacttgttacttgcatataactcatgataagttaggttatggttaaaactactcagaGATCTAATCCTAATAAAACTCCAAGttctagtgcgatgagtagtgaagcaagttcgagtggtggagtcgatccgcctccacaaagtttggtaacatctgagttggtgaatgttccaatattctccagtccaaccatttcgactgtgcatgatgttattccaactt
This portion of the Trifolium pratense cultivar HEN17-A07 linkage group LG3, ARS_RC_1.1, whole genome shotgun sequence genome encodes:
- the LOC123914032 gene encoding protein E6-like, giving the protein MAPISKFLSFLFLTTLSFSLQIHARDSQFFSKVTHVNNNNFKDRDVPNPNNDGSLNKPQQQQQEQEPVFIPETENSYGLYGHDSGLHPPTTTTTTSTNNVDPNTYHQSYEKTSQDQTNNKNVNNYFNYQKDSSYSKYPNEISDTKLTGTSYANNNNYYHNNKYDSNEFSNTKFPEEGYNNNNNKYYYNNNIKDASNSNELSNTKFTEEEYNNKNKYYYNNNVKDASNSNELSNTKFTEEGYNNNDNNKNKYYYNNNVAANNKYNNGERQGMSDTRVMEGGKYYYDVSSEKYNPTFNGDSSSSKGVVNSENWYNKKGYFGNNNVNNYESNKNSMDGYQNQEEFEADQEEFEP